A part of Parvimonas micra genomic DNA contains:
- the murG gene encoding undecaprenyldiphospho-muramoylpentapeptide beta-N-acetylglucosaminyltransferase, producing the protein MRVVISGGGTGGHIYPAVAIIEELKRRDENIEILYIGSKNSMESELIPSLNINFKSIEVMGLPRKINKKFFKSVFILFKGLSQAKKILKEFKPDVVIGTGGFVTGPVLYKAHKLGIYTIFHEQNSYPGITNRILSRYADSMAVTFKESIKFFKNNEKCVVTGNPIRNRFQNLDRKESLKFFELDEDSKNIFSFGGSNGSEELNKAILGILEKFYDNNKISLIHVTGKSNYDKFLEEIKNKDIKVGRNVKILSYMIEMDKAYGVSDLVITSSGAITLAEISKIGLASILIPKAYTTENHQEFNARAYKDIGASELILEKELNSDLLWENIEKIIFDNNRLEQMKENAKKFAMPNAVNDFVSIFYDKFKGR; encoded by the coding sequence ATGAGAGTTGTAATATCAGGTGGAGGTACAGGAGGACATATATATCCTGCTGTTGCAATAATTGAAGAATTAAAAAGAAGAGACGAAAATATAGAAATTTTATATATAGGTTCTAAAAACAGTATGGAAAGTGAATTAATTCCAAGTTTAAATATAAATTTTAAATCTATTGAGGTTATGGGGCTTCCAAGAAAAATTAATAAGAAATTTTTTAAATCAGTTTTTATTTTATTTAAAGGATTATCTCAAGCAAAAAAAATATTAAAAGAATTTAAACCTGATGTTGTTATAGGAACAGGAGGTTTTGTAACGGGACCCGTTTTGTATAAAGCTCATAAACTTGGTATTTATACAATATTTCACGAACAAAATAGTTATCCGGGAATTACGAACAGAATCTTATCAAGATATGCGGATTCAATGGCTGTTACTTTTAAAGAGTCAATTAAGTTTTTTAAAAATAATGAAAAATGTGTTGTTACAGGAAATCCTATTAGAAATAGATTTCAAAATTTAGATAGAAAAGAATCTCTAAAGTTTTTTGAACTTGATGAAGATTCCAAAAATATTTTTTCCTTTGGAGGAAGTAATGGAAGTGAAGAGCTTAATAAAGCAATTTTAGGAATTTTGGAGAAATTTTATGATAATAATAAAATTTCTTTAATTCACGTAACAGGAAAAAGTAACTATGATAAATTTTTAGAAGAAATAAAAAATAAAGATATAAAAGTAGGTAGAAATGTAAAAATTTTATCATATATGATTGAAATGGATAAAGCTTATGGAGTTTCAGATTTGGTTATAACAAGTTCCGGAGCAATAACATTAGCTGAGATATCAAAAATAGGTTTGGCAAGTATACTAATACCAAAAGCATACACTACAGAAAATCATCAAGAATTTAATGCGAGAGCATATAAAGATATTGGTGCATCTGAGCTTATACTCGAAAAAGAGTTAAATTCTGATTTATTATGGGAAAATATAGAAAAAATAATTTTTGATAATAATAGACTTGAACAAATGAAGGAAAATGCTAAAAAGTTTGCAATGCCTAATGCAGTAAATGATTTTGTTTCAATATTTTATGATAAATTTAAAGGGAGATAG
- a CDS encoding cell division protein FtsQ/DivIB, with amino-acid sequence MSGNNKGKKPKIFVKKRPDKIDAVHDEFYEYDNLKSKNNTLDESFFEDFKSVDFDQMNYDKEHVPSEDIGDEDVSSADIIEDEVIQEIPEKTVDAGENTDKIVEDVSTPEQFDSDDDDFGSLESENEDFILKEEPKAVLSDEKSKDEGIAFEDKDEKDSIFDQYGISDNEELAKEENYDSLFEKDESTYNELEDDEDDDFGSLDDETKTGQINYVNVSQKPNYYNELKDTTDELEDDEDDDEYYIDRKGRKKKRRKGIRIFFKFLLAFLLACMAIMVYFGLTHDLFKIDYINVVGNVANEREILISKSGVSVGDNIFLASSSKIKKNLKELSNIEDVKVRKNYPNIIEIEVKENYVSAYINTASGLTTIDNYGKVKEVATDNSKASGAQLKGISETGLKVGEDFSKDETKVKFLLNILTKEYYSDIVSIDFTNDKEIIIELKNSLKVTFGDLNDYTKKTQIIGILIKKIQLEGINAKEIILNVGDNPIIVKK; translated from the coding sequence ATGTCTGGCAATAACAAAGGAAAAAAACCTAAAATATTTGTAAAAAAGAGACCTGATAAGATTGATGCAGTACATGATGAATTTTATGAATATGACAACTTAAAATCTAAAAATAACACTTTAGATGAATCATTTTTTGAGGATTTTAAGAGTGTAGATTTTGACCAAATGAATTACGATAAAGAACATGTTCCTTCTGAAGATATAGGAGATGAAGATGTTTCATCAGCAGACATCATAGAAGATGAGGTTATTCAAGAAATTCCTGAAAAAACTGTAGATGCGGGAGAAAATACAGATAAAATTGTGGAAGATGTTAGTACACCGGAACAATTTGATTCTGACGATGACGATTTTGGAAGTTTAGAATCAGAAAATGAAGATTTTATTTTAAAAGAAGAACCGAAAGCTGTATTATCCGACGAAAAAAGTAAAGATGAAGGCATTGCTTTTGAAGATAAAGATGAAAAAGATTCGATATTTGATCAATATGGAATATCTGATAATGAGGAGTTAGCTAAAGAGGAAAATTATGATTCTTTATTTGAAAAAGATGAAAGTACTTACAATGAATTAGAAGATGATGAAGATGACGATTTTGGAAGTTTAGATGACGAGACTAAAACCGGTCAAATAAATTACGTAAATGTTAGTCAAAAGCCAAATTATTATAACGAATTAAAAGATACTACAGATGAATTAGAAGATGATGAAGATGACGATGAATATTATATAGACAGAAAAGGCAGAAAGAAGAAAAGAAGAAAAGGAATTAGAATATTTTTTAAATTCTTATTGGCATTTTTGTTAGCTTGTATGGCAATAATGGTCTATTTTGGATTAACCCATGATTTGTTTAAGATTGATTACATAAATGTAGTTGGTAATGTTGCAAATGAAAGAGAAATTTTAATTTCTAAAAGTGGTGTTAGCGTTGGAGACAATATATTTCTAGCATCTTCAAGTAAAATTAAGAAAAATTTAAAAGAGCTTTCAAATATTGAGGATGTAAAGGTAAGAAAGAATTATCCAAATATAATTGAAATAGAAGTAAAAGAAAATTATGTTAGTGCCTATATAAATACAGCAAGCGGGCTAACAACTATTGATAATTACGGTAAAGTTAAGGAAGTTGCTACGGATAACTCTAAAGCATCAGGAGCACAATTAAAAGGAATCAGCGAAACAGGATTAAAGGTAGGAGAAGATTTTTCTAAGGATGAAACGAAAGTTAAGTTTTTATTGAATATTTTGACTAAAGAATATTATTCTGACATTGTTAGTATTGATTTTACAAATGATAAAGAAATAATAATAGAATTAAAAAACTCTTTAAAAGTAACTTTTGGAGATTTAAATGACTATACTAAAAAGACGCAAATAATTGGAATTTTAATTAAAAAAATTCAACTTGAAGGAATAAATGCAAAGGAAATTATACTAAATGTAGGAGATAATCCAATAATTGTAAAAAAATAG
- a CDS encoding FtsW/RodA/SpoVE family cell cycle protein: protein MVKFDKYTKKMVMVVLFLLLFGSIMVFSTSWPYSYRLKGNEIDIIKKHVIFVFLSILFMFLVSYVNIVRFKKYSKRIFIFAFFVGFLVYSPLGINIYNARRWIGVGGFTFMPSDFMKIASIMLMAYIIDKYKNKFTFKNVFFKYLAIVGLASFSVMIQPDLSNTLIIIGTLTAMYIIAGMDKKAILFSGMGISIASFAAVYFLNSGYSRTSRIQAFINPLKYRDSKSWQLIKSLFAITNGSLWGVGLGNGRQKYTLSEAHNDFIFATIAEEFGFIGSVFLIGVYIYLAYLGIMISRYIKNLYGKMIVLGITFSIGLQTLVNIGTATGTIPPTGVTLPFVSYGGSSLVMTSIMIGIILGIVRYDIKGR from the coding sequence ATGGTTAAGTTTGATAAATACACAAAAAAAATGGTTATGGTTGTACTGTTTTTACTCCTTTTTGGAAGTATAATGGTTTTTAGTACAAGTTGGCCTTATAGCTATAGACTAAAAGGAAATGAGATAGATATAATAAAAAAACATGTAATATTTGTGTTTCTGTCTATTTTATTTATGTTTTTGGTTTCGTATGTAAATATTGTAAGATTTAAAAAATATAGCAAAAGAATTTTTATATTTGCGTTTTTTGTGGGATTTTTAGTATATTCCCCGCTTGGAATTAATATTTATAATGCAAGAAGATGGATAGGAGTAGGTGGTTTTACTTTTATGCCTTCTGATTTTATGAAGATTGCTTCTATAATGCTAATGGCATATATTATTGATAAGTATAAAAATAAATTTACTTTTAAAAATGTGTTTTTTAAATATTTAGCGATAGTCGGGTTAGCTTCGTTTTCTGTTATGATTCAGCCGGATCTTTCAAACACATTGATAATAATCGGAACTTTAACTGCTATGTATATAATTGCAGGTATGGACAAAAAAGCAATATTGTTCTCAGGAATGGGAATATCAATTGCAAGTTTTGCAGCTGTGTATTTTTTAAATTCTGGATATAGCAGAACGAGTAGAATTCAAGCGTTTATCAATCCATTAAAATATAGAGATTCAAAATCTTGGCAACTTATAAAATCACTTTTTGCAATAACAAATGGCTCTCTTTGGGGTGTTGGTCTTGGAAATGGAAGACAAAAATATACTTTATCTGAGGCACACAATGATTTTATTTTTGCAACTATTGCAGAAGAATTTGGATTTATAGGTTCTGTGTTTTTAATTGGAGTGTATATTTATTTAGCATATTTAGGAATAATGATTTCAAGATATATAAAGAATTTATATGGAAAAATGATAGTACTGGGAATAACATTCTCAATCGGATTACAAACATTAGTAAATATAGGAACAGCTACCGGAACAATTCCTCCTACCGGAGTAACTTTACCTTTTGTCAGTTATGGTGGCTCATCTTTAGTTATGACTTCAATAATGATTGGGATTATTTTAGGAATTGTCAGATATGATATTAAAGGGAGATAA
- the mraY gene encoding phospho-N-acetylmuramoyl-pentapeptide-transferase produces the protein MRISNFTIWSILFSFFLTIIIAKYSIPYLRKFKLGQNIRDDGPQSHLSKAGTPTMGGIFFVIAIILTTFCLGNFSKEVFAVLIGMLGFTLIGFLDDFFKLVMKRSLGLTEIQKLIIQFIIGIVVILFIEKVVGTDLRYQLIPFVKGAVNFGWIIYPILIFVMIGTANATNLTDGLDGLSSSVSIPVFLGLGLISFSRFPGVGVFSLAFMASLMGFVMFNSYPARVFMGDTGSMALGGAIATICILNGIIFYLPIIGGIYVMEALSVIIQVVSYKTRNKKRVFLMSPIHHHYELKGYKEPQIVTAFAVISGMLSIISVYLFFSI, from the coding sequence ATGAGAATATCAAATTTTACAATATGGAGTATTTTATTTAGCTTTTTTTTAACAATTATTATAGCAAAATATTCTATTCCATATTTAAGAAAATTTAAATTAGGTCAAAATATAAGAGATGACGGTCCTCAGAGTCATTTATCCAAAGCGGGAACACCAACAATGGGAGGAATATTTTTTGTAATTGCAATAATTCTTACGACATTTTGTTTAGGCAATTTTTCTAAAGAAGTATTTGCTGTATTAATCGGTATGTTAGGTTTTACGCTTATTGGATTTTTAGATGATTTTTTTAAACTTGTTATGAAAAGATCTTTGGGTCTTACAGAAATTCAAAAATTGATAATCCAATTTATAATAGGCATAGTTGTAATTTTATTTATAGAAAAAGTAGTAGGAACAGATTTAAGATATCAGTTAATTCCTTTTGTAAAAGGAGCAGTTAATTTTGGCTGGATTATTTATCCTATACTGATTTTTGTAATGATAGGAACTGCAAATGCTACTAATTTAACTGATGGATTGGATGGACTTTCATCTTCTGTATCAATTCCCGTATTTTTAGGACTTGGATTGATAAGTTTTTCAAGATTTCCGGGTGTTGGAGTATTCTCTTTAGCTTTTATGGCAAGTTTAATGGGCTTTGTTATGTTTAATTCATATCCTGCCAGAGTTTTTATGGGCGATACCGGATCAATGGCTTTGGGTGGAGCTATAGCAACAATATGTATATTAAATGGAATAATTTTTTACTTGCCTATTATTGGCGGGATATATGTTATGGAAGCATTATCTGTTATTATTCAAGTTGTTAGCTATAAAACAAGAAATAAGAAAAGAGTTTTTTTGATGAGTCCGATACATCATCATTATGAATTGAAAGGATATAAAGAACCGCAAATAGTTACAGCTTTTGCTGTAATTAGCGGAATGTTGTCAATTATATCTGTATATTTATTTTTTAGTATTTAA
- a CDS encoding septum formation initiator family protein, giving the protein MSTAQVKYINVSGERISEKNKKAYGITRESSLYKNITLFIFTFITLIFSVVILYGYLNIAQQNRIINTLNSEIRSLETERDDNNMKLEPYKSVDRIAKLARLNYNMDFPKKEQVKYLDKID; this is encoded by the coding sequence ATGAGCACGGCTCAAGTAAAATATATCAATGTTTCAGGCGAGAGAATTTCAGAGAAAAACAAAAAAGCCTACGGAATTACCAGAGAATCCAGTTTATATAAAAATATTACACTTTTTATATTCACTTTTATTACATTAATTTTTAGTGTAGTAATTTTATATGGATATCTAAATATTGCTCAACAAAATAGAATAATAAATACACTAAACTCTGAAATTCGCTCGTTGGAAACTGAAAGAGATGATAATAATATGAAACTTGAGCCTTATAAATCTGTAGATAGGATTGCAAAACTTGCAAGGCTTAATTATAATATGGATTTTCCTAAGAAGGAACAAGTTAAATATTTGGATAAGATTGATTAA
- the murD gene encoding UDP-N-acetylmuramoyl-L-alanine--D-glutamate ligase → MEIVNKRVLVIGLGLSGISTIKTLSSLEADVYCYDDKDESELQNVFEKLEKFNYKFIKNYKDYYFDFIVKSPGIKPSNEIIEYFTSRKVPVYTDLELAYTLFPKRKIIAITGTNGKTTTTTLVGEIFKTTNIKSKVVGNIGIGMLWEIFNSDDETVNIIEVSSFQLHNIENFKPYIASIGNITPDHIDWHGSFDNYIEDKLKIFKNMDKNGNLILNIDDEILGKINVENTNVTKISLNNKNADFYLSENNFYHNDKKLFSMKDLKILGKHNAQNVLISLAICYNYGIIMDTIIFACKNFGGVEHRIEFVRELNGIKFYNDSKGTNVDSTIKAIEALEKPIILIVGGYDKNVDFNPLFESFNGKVKTLILVGDTKYKFYDSAKKNGFENNIIVNDYREVVEKCFEIAESGDNVLLSPASASWDMFKSYEERGNLFKKLVNEL, encoded by the coding sequence ATGGAAATTGTAAATAAAAGAGTTTTGGTTATTGGATTAGGTTTATCAGGAATTTCAACCATAAAAACTCTTAGTTCTTTGGAAGCTGATGTTTATTGTTATGATGATAAAGACGAATCAGAATTACAAAATGTTTTTGAAAAACTTGAAAAATTTAATTATAAATTTATAAAAAATTACAAAGATTATTATTTTGATTTTATAGTTAAAAGTCCCGGAATTAAACCTTCTAATGAAATAATAGAATATTTTACTTCTAGAAAAGTTCCTGTTTATACTGACTTGGAATTAGCATATACACTATTTCCAAAAAGAAAAATTATTGCTATCACTGGGACAAATGGAAAAACTACTACAACAACTTTAGTTGGGGAAATTTTTAAAACTACAAATATTAAATCAAAAGTGGTTGGAAATATCGGAATAGGAATGCTTTGGGAGATTTTTAATTCAGATGATGAAACTGTAAATATTATAGAAGTTAGCAGTTTTCAGCTACATAATATTGAAAATTTCAAACCTTATATTGCTTCTATAGGAAATATTACTCCAGATCATATTGATTGGCATGGAAGTTTTGATAACTATATAGAAGATAAATTAAAAATATTTAAAAATATGGATAAAAATGGAAATCTTATTTTAAATATTGATGATGAAATTTTAGGTAAGATTAATGTAGAAAATACTAATGTAACAAAAATTTCTTTAAATAATAAAAATGCAGACTTTTATTTAAGTGAAAATAATTTTTATCACAATGATAAAAAGCTATTTTCTATGAAAGATTTAAAAATTTTAGGAAAGCATAATGCTCAAAATGTTTTAATTTCTTTGGCAATCTGTTATAATTATGGTATAATTATGGATACCATAATTTTTGCATGTAAAAATTTTGGTGGCGTTGAACATAGAATTGAGTTTGTTAGAGAATTAAATGGGATAAAGTTTTATAATGACTCTAAAGGAACAAATGTAGATTCAACTATAAAAGCTATTGAAGCTTTAGAAAAGCCTATTATATTAATCGTAGGTGGATATGATAAAAATGTGGATTTTAATCCGTTGTTTGAAAGTTTTAATGGTAAGGTAAAGACACTAATTTTAGTTGGAGATACAAAATATAAATTTTATGATAGTGCAAAGAAAAATGGATTTGAAAATAATATAATTGTTAATGATTATAGAGAAGTTGTAGAAAAATGCTTTGAAATTGCGGAAAGTGGAGATAATGTTTTACTTTCTCCGGCATCTGCAAGCTGGGATATGTTCAAAAGTTACGAAGAAAGAGGAAATTTATTTAAAAAATTGGTAAATGAATTATAA
- a CDS encoding penicillin-binding transpeptidase domain-containing protein, translating to MKNKKYIIKNKTVSSRSAVLFFIFIIIFSTIIAKLAYLQLYSKNKYSVEQFKDSVSYTPLEAKRGSIFDRNGNTLAKSISVYNGYFSTLDYNRYKKSNGKIKDTETKKLDKIFDILQLNKEEIFEKADQYNNLLIKKGITEEQNATIKSKNSLIVSVNSNKEVYFSVLEYDKFKLYSQKAKETEEKKLDEIFSALELDKKKVFDRADRGTNFKIKKSISPELAKEIKDINSSIISVEIEQSRNYLDGTLAPFVVGHANENGGQSGIENFLNDTLSGTNGSKRVIRENLNKSVEDVIEAKDGKDLYLTIDSTIQKYVAEYGQKYFEEEKPIKMSVIVSDVTNGDIIAMDSFPKYDNNNPTVPLDNNAIKEFENLDEKEKLKKIFSMWRNPAVSDVYEPGSVFKLITASSSLEEKTDTLDSTFFCNGFIRDIPGVTLRCFNWQNPHGKETFTEALDNSCNPAFVQMVRHLGKEKFYRYINGFGFGNKTGINLPGESNGKIPKSLSDIGAAELATMSYGHGISVTPIQMIMAANAVVNGGYLLEPQINVKNIEKDSDNKIKIKENEAIVKNQIISKETSDKMRVLMEHGVTDGIVNKVYSNNVRIGGKSGTTIKAVNGKYDDKKTVASLYIAFPIENPKYSILIVFDEPKANSGGTSVCAPLAKKLAEEIAEYKQLTKKNDNNGIVRKTKVPDVRGLTLEYATELLKGQYLNYSIDSSASPKSIVTRQSEDPEKSLVEGSTVKLTVSDDEDTKLRVVDFSKMNYQQAIDVANKMGYKYKTSGGKGKFVSSNKEIGSYISKDEEIVLTFED from the coding sequence ATGAAAAACAAGAAATATATTATTAAAAATAAAACAGTCTCTTCTCGTTCGGCTGTTTTATTTTTTATTTTTATAATAATTTTTAGCACTATAATTGCTAAATTAGCATATTTACAGTTGTATTCAAAAAATAAATACAGTGTTGAACAATTTAAAGATTCAGTTAGCTATACACCACTTGAAGCAAAAAGAGGTTCCATTTTTGATAGAAATGGGAATACATTGGCTAAGAGTATAAGTGTATATAATGGTTATTTTTCGACTCTTGATTATAACCGCTATAAAAAATCCAACGGAAAGATTAAAGATACAGAAACAAAAAAATTGGATAAAATTTTTGATATATTGCAGTTGAATAAAGAAGAAATTTTTGAAAAAGCTGATCAATATAATAATTTGTTAATAAAAAAAGGTATTACAGAAGAACAAAACGCTACTATAAAATCAAAAAATTCGCTTATAGTGAGTGTTAATAGTAATAAGGAAGTTTATTTTTCTGTATTGGAATATGACAAATTTAAACTTTATTCTCAAAAAGCTAAAGAGACAGAAGAAAAAAAATTAGATGAAATTTTTTCTGCCCTTGAGCTTGATAAGAAAAAAGTATTCGACAGAGCAGATAGAGGAACTAATTTTAAAATAAAAAAGAGTATAAGTCCTGAATTAGCAAAAGAAATTAAGGATATAAATTCTTCTATAATCAGTGTTGAGATTGAACAAAGCAGAAACTATTTAGATGGAACTTTGGCACCTTTTGTAGTTGGTCATGCTAACGAAAACGGAGGACAAAGCGGAATTGAAAATTTTTTGAATGATACTCTTTCAGGAACAAACGGATCTAAAAGAGTTATAAGAGAAAATCTTAACAAATCTGTTGAGGATGTTATTGAAGCAAAAGATGGAAAAGATTTATATTTAACTATAGATAGTACAATACAAAAGTATGTCGCGGAATATGGGCAAAAATATTTTGAAGAAGAAAAACCTATCAAGATGAGTGTTATAGTTTCAGATGTAACAAACGGCGATATAATTGCGATGGATAGTTTTCCAAAATATGATAACAATAATCCTACAGTTCCACTTGATAACAATGCGATTAAAGAATTTGAAAATTTAGATGAAAAAGAAAAGTTGAAAAAAATATTTTCAATGTGGAGAAATCCTGCTGTCAGTGATGTTTATGAACCAGGTTCTGTATTTAAACTTATAACAGCTTCTTCATCTTTAGAGGAAAAGACAGATACTTTAGATTCAACTTTTTTTTGTAATGGATTTATAAGAGATATTCCGGGAGTTACACTCAGATGTTTTAATTGGCAAAATCCACACGGGAAAGAAACTTTTACTGAAGCGTTAGATAACAGTTGTAACCCTGCCTTTGTGCAAATGGTTAGACATTTGGGAAAAGAAAAATTTTATAGATATATTAATGGCTTCGGATTTGGCAATAAAACAGGGATAAATTTGCCGGGAGAATCTAACGGGAAAATTCCGAAGTCTTTATCAGATATAGGAGCAGCAGAACTTGCTACAATGAGTTATGGACATGGAATTTCTGTAACTCCTATTCAAATGATTATGGCTGCAAATGCTGTTGTTAATGGTGGGTATTTATTAGAACCGCAAATTAATGTTAAAAACATCGAAAAAGATTCAGATAATAAAATTAAAATAAAAGAAAATGAAGCTATTGTTAAAAATCAAATTATTTCAAAAGAAACAAGTGATAAAATGAGAGTGTTAATGGAGCATGGTGTAACTGACGGAATAGTAAACAAGGTTTATTCTAATAATGTCAGAATTGGAGGAAAGTCTGGCACAACAATAAAAGCTGTAAATGGTAAATATGATGATAAAAAGACTGTTGCCTCATTGTATATTGCTTTTCCTATTGAAAATCCAAAATACAGTATTTTAATTGTGTTTGATGAACCTAAAGCAAATTCAGGTGGTACCAGTGTTTGTGCTCCTTTAGCTAAAAAATTAGCCGAAGAAATAGCTGAGTATAAACAATTGACTAAAAAAAATGATAATAACGGCATAGTTAGAAAAACAAAAGTTCCGGATGTTAGAGGACTTACATTAGAATATGCTACAGAACTTTTAAAAGGACAGTATTTAAATTACAGTATAGATAGTTCTGCTTCACCAAAGTCTATAGTTACCAGACAAAGTGAGGATCCTGAAAAGAGTTTGGTTGAAGGAAGTACAGTTAAGCTAACCGTTTCAGATGATGAAGATACAAAGTTACGTGTTGTCGATTTTTCAAAAATGAACTATCAACAGGCTATAGACGTCGCAAATAAGATGGGATATAAATACAAAACTTCAGGTGGTAAAGGAAAATTTGTGTCTTCGAATAAAGAAATAGGAAGTTATATTTCAAAAGATGAAGAAATAGTATTGACCTTTGAAGATTAA
- the rsmH gene encoding 16S rRNA (cytosine(1402)-N(4))-methyltransferase RsmH yields MEFNHIPIMLNEVIDNLDIKPNGIYVDLTVGGAGHSTEILKRIKNGKLICVDQDEEALSVARDRLLKISDNVLFYKSNFENFKEILDYFGIDKVDGVLLDIGVSSYQIDNGQRGFSYMIDAPLDMRMDRDLKKSAFDVVNYYNSEDLEYIFYNYGEEKWTKRIVEFIVNYRKEKLIETTFELVDIIERAIPKAVRAKGGHPAKRVFQAIRIEVNRELEVIKKVIPDIVERLNKNGRLCIITFHSLEDRIVKDSFKELARGCICPKELYVCVCNNKPKIKILTKKPLVPSEEEMNRNPRSKSSKLRICSKI; encoded by the coding sequence ATGGAATTTAATCATATACCAATAATGTTAAATGAAGTAATAGATAATTTGGATATTAAACCTAATGGAATTTATGTTGATTTAACCGTTGGTGGTGCAGGTCATTCAACGGAAATATTAAAAAGAATAAAAAATGGAAAACTTATTTGCGTTGATCAAGATGAAGAAGCCTTGTCAGTTGCTAGAGATAGACTTTTAAAAATTTCAGATAATGTTTTGTTTTATAAAAGCAATTTTGAAAATTTTAAAGAAATATTAGATTACTTTGGAATTGATAAAGTTGATGGTGTTTTATTAGACATCGGTGTTTCTTCATATCAAATAGACAATGGTCAAAGAGGTTTTTCTTATATGATAGATGCTCCATTGGATATGAGAATGGATAGAGATCTAAAAAAGAGTGCATTTGATGTTGTAAATTATTACAATTCTGAAGATTTGGAATATATTTTTTATAACTATGGTGAAGAAAAATGGACAAAAAGAATTGTAGAATTTATTGTTAATTATAGAAAAGAAAAGTTAATAGAAACTACCTTTGAATTAGTCGATATTATTGAAAGAGCAATTCCAAAAGCAGTTAGAGCTAAAGGAGGACATCCTGCAAAGAGAGTGTTCCAAGCTATAAGGATTGAGGTTAACAGAGAACTTGAAGTTATTAAGAAAGTTATTCCTGATATCGTAGAAAGACTAAATAAAAACGGTAGATTATGTATTATAACTTTTCATTCTTTGGAAGATAGGATTGTTAAGGATTCGTTTAAAGAATTGGCAAGAGGTTGCATTTGCCCTAAAGAATTATATGTATGTGTTTGTAATAATAAACCAAAAATAAAAATCTTAACAAAGAAGCCTTTAGTACCTTCCGAAGAAGAAATGAATAGAAATCCCAGATCAAAAAGTTCAAAATTGAGGATTTGTTCAAAAATTTAG
- the mraZ gene encoding division/cell wall cluster transcriptional repressor MraZ, producing MALFIGDFPHTLDDKGRLIMPSKFRNELGTNFVVTRGLEGCLFVFTERKWTEFTEQLNSKGFSKKDVRSITRFFCSCAMNADLDKQGRFLVNKNLREFAEIERDVMIIGVSDRIEIWSKEKWDEYSKAEYSDDNIMSERFDGLDF from the coding sequence ATGGCATTGTTTATTGGAGATTTTCCACATACTTTAGATGATAAAGGCAGACTGATTATGCCATCAAAATTCAGAAATGAATTAGGAACTAATTTTGTAGTAACTCGTGGACTTGAAGGTTGTTTATTTGTATTTACAGAAAGAAAATGGACTGAATTTACTGAGCAACTTAATTCAAAAGGTTTCAGTAAAAAAGATGTTCGTTCAATTACCAGATTCTTTTGTAGCTGTGCAATGAATGCAGACCTAGATAAACAGGGAAGATTTTTAGTAAATAAAAATTTACGTGAATTTGCAGAAATTGAAAGAGATGTAATGATTATCGGAGTTTCAGATAGAATTGAAATTTGGTCTAAAGAAAAATGGGATGAATATAGCAAAGCAGAATATAGTGATGATAATATTATGTCTGAAAGATTTGATGGTCTTGATTTTTAA